ACTCAGGGCCAATGTAATGTATGCATTGCCTTGGCAATTATGACAGTGCTCATTCTGATCTTGGTCTAActtgtgacagtcagtttcaaATTGGTCAACACAAGTCTTCTGAGTAAAGGTTATTTGAAATGAATGCAAAGTAGAACTGCAGTCATTCGGCATATATATTGATATGTAAAACAAACTTTGGTTTGGTGGTgtgatcattttttttatttccccccaGGTGATGATACAACATGTAACTGCTGAGAGGTCAACATACAGCTCATGAGGACGTCTCTGTGGAATCCATCCAAGTGTGGACATTATGATTCCCACATGGAAAACAATTTTGTGGGTGTCGGGATAGAGTTCTACTCTAGTCTTGCTGAttgaatgaaattgaaatgatgCCATCAACACTGAGACAAAATATCATGGAAAAGCAGAAATCTGGAGAATCGAGTACCTTTATCTGCACCGAGTGTGGTGATGGATTCAGGCAGTACTCAAATGTGCTGGCTCACATGGCCGTTCATGGACCTTTGGAGGCATTTTCTTTTGATGGCTCTTCCAATGGATTCGAAGTCCCTCGAGAATATGTGCTACAAGAAAATGGTACCCTGACAGTTGTGAACGAGTTTGCACAGCCACATTATTCTGTGAAACCTGTGTCTCCAGGAGTCCTGCCATCGCATTTGCCATCCCCTATTAAACCAGTGTCTCCTACTTTAAGGCCACAGCCGTCCCCTCACAGAGATGTGCTTAGACCAAGGACCTCAGACTTGACCCTGGACAAGTCTCGTCAAGGCAATTATCGATGTGAAATATGTAGCAGATCGTTCAACAGCCTGCAGAGTTTACATCGTCACCAACAGTATCGAAACACAGAGCGGGGTTACAAGTGCACTTTGTGCTGTAAGATCTTTGAAGGGAGACATGACCTGAAGAAACATCTCCAGGACCACGCCAATGAAAGCTTTCACTACTGTAGTCATTGTGGTAAGCGGTTCCTCAAAATGGATGCACTCAATGCTCATCAAAAAGAAAACCACTTCTCCTCCAATCCTACAGCTTTGGGTAAATCAGAGAACAAGCTGGAAAAAAAGACTGAGAAAGCATATTCTTGTAAGAAGTGCATGCTGAATTTTTTCTGGATGTCAGATTTTCAGACACATTCACTGTACCATTGCAAAGGAAAAGAGCCTGATACTACCTTTGCATCTGAAATTGAAATGGAAGTGAACTCTAAAAACCTAGAAGACATACCACTTGAAAACTTCCACAGCAATGGCACATCTATTGATGTTGAGAATGGGGATACTAAAAACTTATGGGACGCTAACAACTTAAGGGATGCTAGTGATAAGATTAATCCAGTATATTCTTTCACGCCATACAGATGTGGTTTATGTGGTGATCGTTTCCATAAGTTAACAGATCTAAAGGAGCATCATCTCACCCATCAGACTCAGGAAGAAATCGATCAGTTGAATCAAGAATCACTAAAaacttcaaaaagaaaaataccgTCTAAAAGACGTAGAAGAGGGAGCAATCCAAATGGCAAGCTGCATCCTTGCAAGCATTGTCACCGTGTCTTTAATCATTCTAGTAGTTTATCTCGGCACATGAGATACCATAAGGGGACTATGCACACATGTGTATTTTGCGGTAGACATTTTCCACAACGCTGTGATTTGAGAAGGCATGTAGTCATGTACCACAAAGCTGAACTAGAAAAGAAACCAGCTTTGAAACTCCTGTATACAACTCCACAAAATGGGCCAACCcctaattctcttaatggtggaACAATCCCAGGTTCTCcagatgagaaaacaaaaagttccTCTGATAATGAACAAACCACATCTCCAGAGCAGCCCTCAAAGGAGACACAATCGGGGAAAGCTGGGCGAGTTAACTACAAGTGTCAGGAATGTGGAAAGAGATTTgggttactgtgtgtgtaccAACGGCACTTGCGTTATCATAAAAAGGAACCTACTAAGTGCCCCCAATGTCCAGCTCAATTCATGAATTCTTCATCTCTTGAGCTTCACCTTCAAAATCACCCAAGAACTGGAGAAGAAGATGATGTTGATCAAACTTCTCACTGCTATGGCATCAACAGGGATCCTCTGCAAGAAAAGGGAATTGGAGAGGACATCGAGGATGAGTGTATGGACCATGCTCAAAATGATAAAGGAAATTCTTCCGAGGTTCTTTATGAATGTACTGAGTGCACTGAGACATTCTCATGCTTGGAGACATTTCTTCAACACCAGACCTCCCATGGCTCAGAAAACAGTGGGTAACTATCACGTCAGACCCATCCGTCATTGTAATTTCCAACAGTCAGGTGCTCAGGAGCATTGGTACCCTATACCAATAATGGtataaggttaaaaaaaaaaaaaaagaagatatggGAAACCTTGTAATGGTTATTTTATTGAACTACTTTTATACACTTTTTCTGGCATGAGAagaaaatttctgttcattggTAAATTTGAAACCAATGGAGGAAGGAAGTATGGCTTGGGTATGGAGCAAACCAAATAACTTGAATGAATCCAAATTGAAAAAATATGATCTACAACATGTCTGACATGGATAAAAAAGCAACTTTAAACATTGTAATCATCCACAGACAATGATTGTAGATAATTAATAGATACGTCCCACCAATTGTTCTTTAGCTAgtacattgtttttattgtatttttttaagtagATACCCATGTTGTTATTGTCAATCGTATTGCTGCatttttgtatattgtttacatATTGTTTGAGATTCTCTTTAATATATCGTATATTTGTATCTTCCTTTTTAAAGAATTGCATTTTCACTGAGTAGATTATTAACAGTGCCATTAAAATTGAACAGAGAAATGACTGGGCTTTCAGTGTTGCTATTTAACAGGGTAAGGGAAGCCCCTTTAACTACATAATTGTGTTTAGGTGTTCTATTTCACAATTTTAAGGAATTGGTGTAGCTAGTGGTTTAACTTGGTATAGCATGGTAAAGGCAACAGCATGGAGAGGAATCCTTCAGCGAATTAAAAGGTGCCATTGATAGCATTAACAGCTGTCTATTTAATCAGCTGTTTCTAGTAAGCATTTCAAGTTCTGCATCCAACTCCATTCCTTTTTTACTTACCAACTACTATCCCCAGCATAGGCAAACATTCACTCTTGTTTTGCTTATGTTGTCACTGTCATCAATTGGGGTTCATAGATGTAGACAGTTATATTAGGTACTCAGTTTTAGGTTGGTGGACAAAGTTCTTAAGATTTTTGTGACACATGGGTACAGTTCACCATTTCTGTGATTGATTCAACATTGAGTTTGCAGGCCCCACCGAGTGGGTTTTCAAAGAAAGATTCCTCTGTGCAAGAGCAGAAGATCCTTGGGTATTTCATCAGAGATAAAACCAGAGACAAGTTTCGGATTTCTTTTCCATGGTCTGCCAAAGTTTGCGTCATCTTGGGTAAATTTGGACCTGTTTGACAGCATCATTGGAAAACTCCCCTTGGTAACCTATACCAAAATTCATGGCAATGGCAGTTTGGCCAAAGAAATAGTTTCCAAGTTGACAAACTACAGTAATAAGAAAAGGGGGACTTGGACCATGTGCCGAGATCCAATCACTCGACCCCACTTGAAGGTAATGTGGGATAAATATGGCCACGCATTGTGTGAATACTAATGAGTCCTCgaccacatatgaaggaccaccTATTTATAGATGGTGTTCTCAGactacagtttcataatgaatcaaatgttttttctggCCCTCCTGACTCTTCTctagcacaaacacacagacaagcaTGGTAACATCAGACACAACAGTGAAATCAGAGTCCACAGATTTGTTATAATCGATACatgtacaaagacaaacagcctCACCTTTGATTGTTATCATCTACAGAACCCACATCCCCTTCTCAGATGATCTGGTGTCATGATTGTCCACTCAGGACGGATCTGCTTGCTcaggtttttaattttcatagCAAAAGAACATAACACTTGCATTACTGATTGGTCAAGAGGGCATGCAAGTGGTCAAGCTGACAGTGATCACTGACTTTCAGAAGATGGCATTGTATTCTTACAGGCCTATAGTAATGTGGTGCCCTCCAAAAATAGAAGCCTGCAAGTCAAAAATTAATTGCCTACTGCTTAGGTGAGATTTAGAACATTATATAGCATGTGAGTTTTGAAAAAAGCCCCAAGAGGTAGACCTtacatctgtaaaaaaaaaaaaagagaaccgTTCTTCTATAGGTGGCCACCAGCACTGGCCTGTCTTGGGTTACATTGTTACATTCAACTGGGTACTCAGTTACTTACTATCCTTCTTAATGAGCAAACATCAGATTTGGCAACCTTTATATGCCCTTCTACCATTGTAAGGCTCAAATGCATCACTTGCAGTGGGTGCCCACATCCCTCATCATGGTCATATGATTGACAAATGATTCCaacaggtttatttttttttttttattcctttgcttttttgtcatatgtTCAGTATTTGCATCAGTTCTCGGATAAAGATGGCAAGGAGATTTTGGTAACATTGGTGGGTGCATATTCATGAAGTAGAACATAAATGTCACACACAAATCTTGTCATCAAGAAGAGGCTAAGGCCAACCTATGTAAGAATGACCATTGTTGAGACTGAACAAGGCTAACAAAGGGCTTGTTCAAAGGCCCAGATCAAAATTAATTTAGCAGAAAGTAACAGGTTAGTGGCTCAGTATGCTGTGGGTAAGAAGGTCAGGTCAGCAATATGGCACATTCTCACTGGTTGACTCAGACTGAATATTTAGAAAGACGACGTGTCTCCAGTTATAACTTGACTATCCTGAAAATTTGACTAAAATATCCCACTTACCAAGGCTGCCGTCTTACCCCAATAACGTCATTTGTCTGCAACAGCGAATGGAAGAATGGAACCACAGTATTGAGGTCTCACTGTTACATGCGTTGGTCCAATCACGAGTCTGTCTTAGCTGTCAGTGATGACATTTCAACCTGTTTTAATAGCATCAATTAACTGACTAAAattaaatttacattaaaaaattgcactttaacatacatcagtgtgataataactactaattattCTTGGAAAAATGTCAATAAAGTACCCTTTGTCTTTTTAGATTGGCCCATGCCCCATTTACTATTCACTAACATGGTGGAGGTGGAGTATATTACCTATTCTTCTGCTAGCCATCAGGGGCAAACAAAATGCTTTGACCTTACTGTTTGGGAGCTCTTGTGTCATCCACTCTTGTGTACAGTGTAGGGTTGACGCCTAACTATAGTAAGCATGTAAACAGCAGCGATAGCTTCAGATCTACCTCCATTATCTTAATTATGTGCATTTTCAGACAATGTGCCGGAAATGACCAATCACAAGGCATGGAAAGTCCAGGAGAGCCCACCCCTCTATGCTCTTTGGCTGCCTCTGCCAGCCCCTGACTGTACAAGTCCTTCCGGACGAACTCGCTGCAGTTTTCTCATTGCTGTTGCGGCTACTCTAGCACTGCCTACATACTGTAGCAGACAGGCACCTCTACCTCACACAGTAGTGGCTGAACTGATCTTCCTAAGTGTTCAGTGCTCCCATGTGCAGATTCAGAACCATTCTGCTAAAGTTACACAAGAGATTCCATTCAATTATATTTTGGAGCACCCAAAATAGGGGATCCTATTGCTCACCAACTTAGCAAAGCACTTCTGGGAATTGAACCTGCAGTTCTGCTGTGGTGGGCAACTGTTCTGTGTGCATCTCCAAAAGGTCCATCCTATTATTCATTATGGCTTTATTTTAGATGCCATGTTAACTAAGCTTTACAAAAGCAAAGGGCAAAaaattgaaagaaaagaaaaaaggttggTGCCCGCTATGACTAATTGATGGATCATCTGATGGGTAGGGTCAAATACTCTTCTTGGATGCAATATTCACTATCAAAAAGTACTAGGCTGAAAGAACTGGATAAGAGTACACAGAATATGTCAAGATAATAATACTCTCAGTGGGTATTAAAATATTTTGGGGGGTCATGTTTCAGCTCTTGCCCATGGGTGTATTATAAAAATCTGTGAATAGTGCTCCCTTATTCATTCTTATGAAAGTTTCTCACCAGGCACATAGGCTGAAGAGGTTTCTGGGGCCATGGAGCATGCACACTCCTACCCCTCTCCCCCTATTGCACATGGGGCTAAGTCATTTTAAGTCAGTGCACATTATGTGGCAATACCAAATATGTCCACAATGCTAAAGTGGCCTCATACACTAATGCTGTTCCCAGGGAACTTGCTCTTCCTACACCCCACTAAATTGTATGGCAGCTAATCGCTGACCCAAAACCAGCAGCTGGTCAATGACTTCCAAACCACCTTGACTGTGTTCAAGGGCAACATATTaaacaatcatgtttttttGAAGTTCTGGACTTGGGGCCAAAACGCTTGGGAGTTCATCAAGAAAAGTTGCAATCTAAAACAAaatggtaaatgtttttttctagtCTAATCAACCACTCAAAGGGTTTTACATTACaatccacactcacacacaaccatGCATTCATACAGCGCTATAATACATACAATAATCTACCATATGCTGCACTTGATCacacaacattcacacattGGCGGTACAGCTCAAGGTCAGGCATggctggaggagccggggatcaaaccacccaCCTTCCTATAAGTAGACAACTTACTCTGCCTACTACCCTGCTCTGATCTTCCATTTGATCAATTACATCTCCATGCATGACCCATTCTATGACGTTTTAAGcacttttgtttctcttcaaaCTAGTTTGCTTTGGGTCTTGTTTAGGCCATTTCTTTAAAGTACAAGTACTGATGACATCCAGGAAGTGCTCAGAGCAGCCACAGTTCAGGTTATTGAATTGCTTGTTGCTGAATTTTCAGGTAGAACAGGGTCAGCAGTGCATCGTAGCGGCTGGGGTTggttaatattttaaaatggggaaaaatgtgttatttttcataTCCCATCTCAGTATGTTACAGCCAATCTGGGTGTTGGAACATTCAATCTTTGACCCATGAGCATGCTTTCAAAGAGCTTGAGCTATAGAGTGAGGACAGTGTGATATTGCTATCAATGGGGATTGCAGGCAAGTGCAGGTTCCAATTGACTGATTGTGAAATGGATCTTAATGTCAGGGCTTGGTTTTGACAATGGTGCCGTGGCTACATATGTAAAACCTCATGTCTTAAAGATGCATTTAGGGGGCAAACCCCCATAATAATGATACCAAGTGAGAGAATTGTTCACTGCATCAAATCCCACAAAGGATGCTGTTATGTAACTTTTTAAAGTTTGGGGGTTTGTATGGTGAGAAAGCTGTCACATCAATTTGCTAAATTTTATAGTTCACAGTTATAAAAACTGAGTGACCAAAGATTggttactttgtgtttttgtgctttatGAGGTAACAGCAGAGTGATCCAGATGGCTGCATGAATTCAATGGTTACAGCAAGTGAAGTTATTGTCTGGactcaaaatatcaaacatattCTGAAGATCCTGTTCATGCTAAAAAAGAAGAGGTTTTGgttccccccctcctctgcaaCTATGTGTCCACCCTCTGGTAAATGGTCCATCCCCCTCAGCCAAGGGGGATTTGAAGCAGAAGACAAGGGGGTGGCGCCATTTTGAAGCAGGTCTTGCACACAAAATGGTTGTGTGGCACTTGTTAACCCTTTAAGGACCGATCATGTCTGACTAAGTGCCCCAATAACTCAGCTGATACTAATGCAACATCCACAGTGGGGTACTGAATCTGCACATTGGAGCACTGAAGCCCCACTGAGGACTTCATGGATCAGCTCAACCACTGTCTGCAGAGGTAAATCTGCAGGCAGCACCGGGGCAGCTGCACCAGCAGTGAGTGAACCGCGGCGCAGTCGACCGGATGCACTCCTCCTCCGCGTCAGGCTCTGGCAGTGACGAGCACAGAAGACGGAGGGGCGGGCTCTCCCTGGCTCTCTGCACCTTGTTATTGGTCCCAATCAGGCAGTTGTGTAACATACGTGCAATTCCGGGCACATTGTGTGAAAATGCGCAAATGAAGATAATGGAGGCGGATCTGTTGCCATCGCCGCTGTCCAGAGCTTAACGGACTATATGTAGCCTACACTTTGCGGGAAGTCACGCGGCTTTTGGAGACAAACCACCCTGCACTCACGGTacagaaaagggaaagaaaggggggggggggcgttctGCGAGCGTTTACCGGAGAAGACGGAACTCATCGACAAGGAGGACAACCGCTTTCTCCGAGGACTGGTAAAGAAAACCGAGACGTGATGTCTTTGGGGGAACTCTGCTAAATGGTTGTGATCAACTCGGACAATGTAGCAGTGGAGCCACGAAGGAAACCCGGCGGCGAAGCACCAAGGAGCCTCACGGAGCACCGATCTGGTAAGGTCCTCTCTCCAAGACCAGCTTCTGAGAAGCCATTACCGGCTTGTTTTCCATGCTAGCTAGCATTGTGCTAGCCACTAAGATAGCTAGCTTGCTGCGCTCTGAGCACGAACCAATGGTGTAAGATGATCTAACACGTGGCTGGAGTCACAGACCGCAGTGCTACTGGGgctgtttgagtgtttgttgagtgttttctttctgtgtgctgTCCTCAGTCCAGGCTGGCTTCAAGTGCAGCatcacacaataacacagacaggACATGAGCGACACATCATTGTCCAGTGCACTTAACATCGTGCAGTACACTCATCTCTGTCCAAATGAATCTTGAAAACAAAATCCAGTTTGCCAGAGAAGAGGCTGTTAATCCTGTTGATGATAAATAATCATATCCAGAGCCACTGTCAAACATGTCTTCTGTGGTCACGTTATTAGGTACAGCTCTGCCACATAATCTGACTTTACCATGCTCGAATCTTAATATCTTATCTCAGCTATGTTTAGGTATTTTTTGTGAAAGTGGGGGTTATTTAGtgccttgttttgtttgtctgacatACTTGCCCTCTCATGTTAGATACGCATAATACAGTCCACTCCAACACCACAGCAAACTAATAGTAATGACAGTATATTTTAACTAATATCCCCTGACAGTGTCAAATCTGCAAGGTAGAAGAGAACGTATGGCTCATTGTTAATGGATtcaatgaaatgttatttttgatCAAGTAGCCACCAAGTttgttaatttaaagaaaacacttttcagCTTTCTTagaacatttttacaaaacaatTAAAGTTGGAG
This region of Paralichthys olivaceus isolate ysfri-2021 chromosome 13, ASM2471397v2, whole genome shotgun sequence genomic DNA includes:
- the LOC109633562 gene encoding zinc finger protein 83; this encodes MMPSTLRQNIMEKQKSGESSTFICTECGDGFRQYSNVLAHMAVHGPLEAFSFDGSSNGFEVPREYVLQENGTLTVVNEFAQPHYSVKPVSPGVLPSHLPSPIKPVSPTLRPQPSPHRDVLRPRTSDLTLDKSRQGNYRCEICSRSFNSLQSLHRHQQYRNTERGYKCTLCCKIFEGRHDLKKHLQDHANESFHYCSHCGKRFLKMDALNAHQKENHFSSNPTALGKSENKLEKKTEKAYSCKKCMLNFFWMSDFQTHSLYHCKGKEPDTTFASEIEMEVNSKNLEDIPLENFHSNGTSIDVENGDTKNLWDANNLRDASDKINPVYSFTPYRCGLCGDRFHKLTDLKEHHLTHQTQEEIDQLNQESLKTSKRKIPSKRRRRGSNPNGKLHPCKHCHRVFNHSSSLSRHMRYHKGTMHTCVFCGRHFPQRCDLRRHVVMYHKAELEKKPALKLLYTTPQNGPTPNSLNGGTIPGSPDEKTKSSSDNEQTTSPEQPSKETQSGKAGRVNYKCQECGKRFGLLCVYQRHLRYHKKEPTKCPQCPAQFMNSSSLELHLQNHPRTGEEDDVDQTSHCYGINRDPLQEKGIGEDIEDECMDHAQNDKGNSSEVLYECTECTETFSCLETFLQHQTSHGSENSG